A single genomic interval of Pseudomonadota bacterium harbors:
- a CDS encoding MarC family protein produces the protein MFESFVKTFVVFFVVVEPISLVPVFAALTRGGGAVFRRRMAVKSVALAAVIFALFLFSGDLLLRALGISLDAFKIAGGLLLFLLSVDMVFARQSGLRSATVREQEEARYREDISVFPLAFPLIAGPGALATLVLLGASTDGDPVAIAVLGLVVLVVLTITLLLLLGARHVERVIGVTGANVISRLAGVVLVALAVQFVIDGVRDTVITTRRAVEALEIQPTCAPTSEQPAVQATTAPETGGVAPEADAGAGPKSNPET, from the coding sequence ATGTTCGAGTCGTTCGTCAAAACCTTCGTCGTGTTTTTCGTCGTCGTAGAACCGATCTCACTGGTGCCCGTGTTCGCGGCCCTCACCCGTGGCGGCGGCGCGGTGTTCCGACGCCGCATGGCCGTGAAATCGGTGGCGCTGGCGGCGGTGATCTTCGCCCTGTTCCTATTCAGCGGCGATCTGCTACTGCGGGCCCTCGGCATCAGTTTGGACGCGTTCAAGATCGCCGGCGGCTTGCTGCTCTTTTTGCTGTCCGTGGACATGGTGTTTGCGCGCCAGTCGGGGCTGCGCTCGGCCACCGTCCGCGAGCAGGAAGAGGCCCGCTACCGGGAGGACATCTCCGTGTTTCCGCTGGCCTTTCCCCTGATCGCGGGGCCCGGTGCCTTGGCCACCCTGGTGCTCCTCGGCGCAAGTACGGACGGTGATCCGGTGGCGATCGCGGTCTTGGGCTTGGTGGTATTGGTGGTGCTCACCATCACCTTGCTGTTGCTGCTGGGCGCCCGTCACGTGGAGCGGGTGATCGGTGTGACCGGGGCCAACGTGATCAGCCGCCTTGCCGGCGTAGTGCTGGTGGCGCTGGCGGTGCAGTTCGTGATCGACGGCGTGCGCGATACGGTGATCACTACGCGTCGAGCCGTGGAGGCGCTCGAGATCCAGCCGACTTGCGCTCCCACCTCGGAGCAACCGGCTGTGCAGGCCACTACGGCGCCGGAGACGGGGGGCGTTGCGCCTGAGGCAGACGCTGGGGCCGGCCCGAAATCGAACCCAGAAACCTAA
- a CDS encoding DUF6763 family protein, giving the protein MANLVVPSVGGWYRHTDGRVFEVVAFDEPTSTIETQHFDGTVEEIDVDVWDDQEPTEIEPPEDYTGSMDLQKEDYGVEYDDCPHAVWFDPLDFFDAGDR; this is encoded by the coding sequence ATGGCAAACCTAGTCGTTCCGAGTGTGGGAGGCTGGTACCGGCACACGGATGGCCGCGTGTTCGAAGTAGTCGCGTTCGACGAGCCCACGAGCACCATCGAGACCCAGCATTTCGATGGCACCGTCGAGGAGATAGACGTCGACGTCTGGGACGACCAGGAGCCGACCGAAATAGAACCGCCGGAGGACTACACCGGCTCCATGGATCTACAGAAGGAAGACTACGGCGTCGAATACGACGACTGTCCGCACGCCGTCTGGTTCGACCCGCTCGACTTCTTCGACGCTGGCGATCGCTGA
- a CDS encoding Rieske (2Fe-2S) protein, translated as MSDDSAWVDVAPLEEFDDPGTRGFTHEDWDHWGFVVRVGDALAAYRNACPHAGHPMNWAPDAFLTADEQHLICASHGAVFDRLSGECVAGPCPGQRLQPVAVRVNDGRVEVAPAQAAGAG; from the coding sequence GTGAGTGATGATAGTGCTTGGGTCGACGTCGCGCCCTTGGAAGAGTTCGATGATCCAGGCACGCGGGGGTTCACCCACGAGGATTGGGACCACTGGGGCTTCGTGGTGCGTGTAGGCGATGCGCTAGCAGCCTACCGCAATGCATGTCCCCACGCGGGTCACCCGATGAACTGGGCGCCCGACGCCTTCCTGACCGCCGATGAGCAGCATCTCATCTGCGCCTCTCACGGCGCTGTTTTCGACCGCTTGAGCGGGGAGTGTGTAGCTGGCCCCTGCCCCGGCCAGCGCCTGCAGCCTGTGGCCGTGCGCGTTAACGACGGACGTGTGGAAGTTGCGCCAGCGCAGGCGGCTGGCGCGGGGTAG
- a CDS encoding MFS transporter: protein MPDNANVASTSLKRNPLWQSKAYWIAVLYFSQGFPLGVFYEILPVYFRDQGVELGEIGFLSLLGLGWTLKYLWAPIVGHLRGFRHWMFAVDLIMAALLSPLAFSLGFGPWVWMMIGVFVVMSATNDIAIDAYTIELVNKRELGVANGLRVGFYRAGMIAAGFALATQELIGWAGVYACTCALLVLCAFACRLAPAEQSLAKPPTLGLCEELLTVVRTPAAMASVIAMLLGTAWIVNKSVKFADDIAGFWWYALAGSVALWFALTLLASQRGTPGSAPVDGGRDRAQSVEQGLMFGAIIGMLRRPGMLVVLLFIVTFKLADTTIGFIVKPFWLDVGFSPAQIGLVSVNIGLALSVAGGLIGGAITDRIGVFKALWMLGLTQMISNLGYWGVSLVLPLSPQTPPDLFAQTIMYSASAVESFTQGLGTGAFLAFLMSIVNKRRSAAEYALLSSMFIFGRSVAGWAGGNLSEVIGYQSTFLLTFLAGIPAYLLLPWVYRLLKWTETQPDFVQGEAQKA from the coding sequence ATGCCAGATAACGCCAACGTCGCGAGCACCTCCCTGAAGCGCAACCCGCTCTGGCAGAGCAAGGCCTATTGGATCGCCGTCCTCTACTTCTCGCAGGGGTTCCCCCTAGGCGTCTTCTACGAAATCCTGCCCGTGTACTTCCGCGATCAGGGCGTGGAGCTTGGCGAGATCGGGTTCTTGAGCCTGCTCGGTCTGGGCTGGACGCTGAAGTATCTGTGGGCACCGATCGTCGGCCACCTGCGTGGCTTCCGGCACTGGATGTTCGCCGTCGACCTGATCATGGCGGCCCTGCTCAGCCCCCTCGCCTTCTCCCTGGGCTTCGGGCCCTGGGTGTGGATGATGATCGGCGTGTTTGTGGTCATGTCCGCCACCAACGACATCGCCATCGACGCCTACACGATTGAACTGGTCAACAAGCGGGAGCTCGGCGTGGCGAACGGCTTACGCGTGGGATTCTACCGCGCAGGCATGATCGCCGCGGGCTTCGCCCTGGCCACGCAGGAGTTGATCGGCTGGGCTGGCGTGTACGCCTGCACGTGCGCCTTGTTGGTCCTGTGCGCCTTTGCCTGTCGCCTGGCACCCGCCGAACAGTCTTTGGCGAAGCCCCCTACCTTGGGCTTATGCGAGGAGCTGCTCACCGTGGTGCGCACGCCCGCGGCGATGGCCTCGGTCATCGCCATGCTCCTTGGCACCGCGTGGATAGTTAACAAATCCGTAAAGTTTGCTGATGATATCGCCGGCTTCTGGTGGTACGCCCTCGCCGGGTCAGTCGCGCTTTGGTTCGCCCTCACCCTGCTCGCCAGTCAGCGCGGTACGCCGGGAAGCGCCCCGGTTGATGGTGGTCGCGACAGGGCACAGTCCGTCGAACAGGGACTCATGTTCGGCGCCATCATCGGCATGCTACGCCGCCCCGGCATGCTGGTGGTGCTCCTGTTCATCGTGACCTTCAAGCTCGCCGACACTACGATCGGGTTCATCGTCAAGCCGTTCTGGCTCGACGTTGGGTTCTCACCCGCCCAGATCGGTCTGGTCTCGGTCAACATCGGCCTGGCCCTCTCCGTGGCGGGCGGGCTGATCGGCGGTGCGATCACCGACCGCATCGGTGTGTTCAAGGCACTCTGGATGCTCGGTCTCACGCAGATGATCTCAAACCTCGGCTACTGGGGCGTCTCATTGGTGCTGCCACTCTCGCCGCAGACGCCGCCGGACCTTTTCGCTCAGACCATCATGTATTCAGCATCGGCCGTGGAGTCGTTCACCCAAGGCCTCGGCACCGGCGCGTTCTTGGCCTTCCTCATGTCTATCGTGAACAAGCGCCGCTCCGCCGCGGAGTACGCACTGCTCTCCTCCATGTTCATTTTCGGTAGATCCGTGGCCGGATGGGCGGGAGGAAATCTGTCCGAAGTGATCGGCTATCAAAGCACCTTTCTCCTCACCTTCCTAGCCGGCATCCCGGCATACCTGCTTCTGCCCTGGGTCTATCGACTACTGAAGTGGACGGAAACGCAGCCAGACTTTGTTCAGGGCGAGGCTCAAAAGGCGTAG
- a CDS encoding exodeoxyribonuclease III — protein sequence MRIVTANLNGIRSAGRKGFFSWMTRQRADVVCVQETKAQREQLDDALYHPRSFHNVFVDAQKKGYSGVALYARREPDQIITSLQEASHDGAVGWAEFDAQGRYVEARFGKLSVVSLYLPSGSSGEERQQAKWRFLDLFGPHLERLAQGDRQYVICGDWNIAHRRIDIKNWRSNQKNSGFLPEERAFMDTLIDNYGYVDAFREVDQREEQYTWWSNRGQAYANNVGWRIDYQILSPSLAGSVSKARVYREKRFSDHAPLIIDYAF from the coding sequence ATGCGTATCGTCACCGCCAACTTGAACGGCATCCGCTCGGCCGGGCGCAAGGGCTTCTTCTCCTGGATGACGCGCCAGCGCGCGGACGTGGTCTGCGTGCAAGAAACCAAGGCCCAGCGCGAACAGCTGGACGACGCGCTTTACCATCCACGCAGCTTCCACAACGTCTTCGTGGACGCGCAGAAGAAGGGATACAGCGGCGTCGCGCTCTACGCGCGGCGTGAGCCTGACCAGATCATTACCAGCCTGCAGGAAGCCAGCCATGACGGAGCTGTCGGCTGGGCCGAGTTCGACGCGCAGGGACGCTACGTGGAGGCGCGCTTCGGCAAGTTGAGCGTGGTGTCCTTGTACCTTCCTTCTGGTTCCTCCGGCGAGGAGCGCCAGCAAGCGAAGTGGCGGTTCTTAGATTTGTTCGGTCCCCACCTCGAGCGCCTCGCGCAGGGCGATCGCCAGTACGTGATCTGCGGCGACTGGAACATCGCGCACAGGCGAATCGACATCAAGAATTGGCGCAGCAATCAGAAGAACTCTGGCTTCCTGCCCGAGGAGCGTGCCTTCATGGACACGCTGATCGACAACTACGGCTACGTGGATGCTTTCCGCGAGGTCGACCAGCGTGAGGAGCAGTACACCTGGTGGTCGAATCGCGGTCAGGCCTACGCCAACAACGTGGGATGGCGCATCGACTATCAGATCCTCTCGCCTTCCCTGGCGGGCAGCGTCAGTAAGGCGCGCGTCTACAGAGAAAAGCGCTTTTCGGATCATGCGCCGCTAATTATCGACTACGCCTTTTGA
- the pyrE gene encoding orotate phosphoribosyltransferase, with product MNTSSSIRDQFLSLCEEVGALRFGKFTLKSGRVSPYFFNAGLFSTGEAIAKLGGFYAHTIVERGLEVDMLFGPAYKGIPLVTATAAALATQHRRNLPFAFNRKEAKDHGEGGHLVGAPLAGRVLVVDDVITAGTALRESVQIIRRQNAEAAAVLIALDRQERGQGERSAIDEAQRELGLQIASVASLDDLTQWLRADGNRSQILKSLEDYRARYGFQ from the coding sequence ATGAACACCAGCAGCTCCATCCGCGATCAGTTCCTTTCCCTATGCGAAGAGGTGGGCGCCCTGCGCTTCGGTAAGTTCACGCTGAAGTCTGGCCGCGTCAGCCCTTACTTCTTCAACGCAGGCTTGTTCTCCACCGGCGAGGCCATCGCCAAGCTTGGCGGCTTCTACGCGCACACGATCGTCGAACGCGGTCTCGAGGTCGACATGCTCTTCGGTCCTGCCTACAAGGGTATCCCGCTGGTGACCGCCACAGCGGCGGCCCTGGCCACGCAACACAGGCGCAATCTGCCCTTCGCCTTCAACCGCAAGGAGGCAAAGGACCACGGCGAGGGTGGGCACCTGGTGGGCGCCCCCCTCGCCGGTCGGGTGCTTGTGGTGGATGATGTGATCACTGCCGGCACCGCGCTTCGCGAGTCGGTGCAGATCATTCGCCGGCAGAATGCCGAAGCGGCCGCCGTGCTGATCGCCCTAGACCGGCAGGAGCGCGGTCAAGGCGAGCGCTCTGCCATCGATGAAGCGCAGCGCGAGCTGGGCTTGCAGATCGCAAGCGTGGCCTCCCTTGACGATTTGACACAATGGTTGCGGGCCGACGGGAACAGATCACAGATTCTGAAGTCCCTAGAAGACTACCGGGCAAGGTACGGGTTCCAATGA
- a CDS encoding DUF4124 domain-containing protein: MMRNVFSPQYKMWVRLAGLCLLACVLGGAASAKEYVRWVDENGVIHIEESLPPEEKDRESETLNDQGVVTGKVPRAPTEEELAEQRKKAERDAARAALTKRQAEYRDNLFRSYATIGDLRSYHKSRMEALYYRQSVNDHKVRELRDELRSLMDKAREFNFPYSSESSLPPMPSDLLLDLQVANQALSERQEDAETLRRKLIEQERRFESDLEIYQEFASPDALRQTRAGASGQR; the protein is encoded by the coding sequence ATGATGCGTAACGTGTTCAGTCCGCAATACAAAATGTGGGTCCGCCTTGCGGGGCTATGCCTGCTAGCTTGCGTGCTCGGCGGTGCCGCGAGCGCCAAGGAGTACGTGCGCTGGGTGGACGAAAACGGCGTCATCCACATCGAGGAAAGCCTGCCACCGGAGGAGAAAGACCGCGAGAGCGAGACGCTCAACGACCAAGGCGTAGTCACCGGCAAGGTACCTCGCGCCCCGACCGAGGAGGAACTGGCCGAGCAGCGTAAGAAGGCGGAACGCGACGCAGCGCGCGCGGCTTTGACGAAGCGCCAGGCGGAGTACCGCGACAACCTGTTCCGATCCTACGCCACGATCGGGGACCTCAGGAGCTACCACAAGTCGCGTATGGAGGCCCTGTACTACCGCCAGTCGGTCAATGACCACAAGGTGCGAGAGCTGCGGGACGAGCTACGCTCGCTCATGGACAAAGCGAGAGAGTTCAATTTTCCTTACTCGTCTGAAAGCTCTCTGCCGCCGATGCCCTCGGACCTTCTACTCGATTTGCAGGTCGCCAACCAAGCCCTGAGCGAACGCCAAGAGGATGCGGAAACCCTGCGCCGCAAGCTAATTGAGCAAGAACGACGATTTGAGTCAGACCTAGAGATCTACCAGGAGTTCGCGAGCCCTGACGCTCTGCGACAGACTCGCGCCGGCGCGAGCGGCCAGCGCTAA